The following proteins come from a genomic window of Deltaproteobacteria bacterium:
- a CDS encoding cobalamin-dependent protein (Presence of a B(12) (cobalamin)-binding domain implies dependence on cobalamin itself, in one of its several forms, or in some unusual lineages, dependence on a cobalamin-like analog.) → MNIKLINFMADMKEEETLALVNELLKEGANPMEILDDARSAMELVGKRFEAGEYFIPDLMMAGEILKGISDVVKPLIEQGNAAAKKGKVLIGTVAGDIHDIGKDIVTFMLDVSGYDVLDIGIDVPVQVFVDKVKEFKPQVIGLSGFLTLAFDSMKKTVEALEEAGLRDSVKIMIGGGQMDDKVRKYAGADAFGKDAIAAVNLCKQWIGGNL, encoded by the coding sequence TGAACTGTTAAAAGAAGGCGCTAACCCCATGGAGATCCTCGATGATGCCAGATCCGCTATGGAACTCGTAGGAAAGCGGTTTGAAGCGGGTGAATACTTTATCCCCGATCTCATGATGGCGGGGGAGATATTAAAAGGCATCTCCGATGTCGTCAAGCCACTTATTGAACAGGGCAATGCTGCGGCCAAGAAAGGCAAGGTTCTAATCGGCACCGTAGCCGGCGATATCCACGACATCGGCAAAGATATAGTTACCTTCATGCTCGATGTGAGCGGCTATGACGTCCTTGATATCGGCATTGATGTACCGGTGCAGGTATTCGTGGACAAAGTCAAAGAATTTAAACCTCAAGTTATAGGCCTCAGCGGCTTCCTCACCCTGGCCTTTGACTCCATGAAGAAAACCGTCGAGGCGTTAGAGGAGGCGGGGCTCCGTGATTCCGTTAAAATCATGATCGGCGGCGGCCAGATGGACGATAAGGTCAGGAAGTACGCAGGCGCCGATGCGTTCGGCAAGGACGCGATTGCGGCCGTCAACCTCTGCAAGCAGTGGATCGGAGGGAACTTATGA